The stretch of DNA CCATTTCCCTGCCTTTCCAAAAACCGATCAGAGATTTCTGCATCCATAGAATAGAATCTCATGTCAAATCCGATCGGAATGAAGGGGGTAACATTCTTGGGGGCGAGTCGGGAAGGTCGGGCTGTGTCGAGAGTTTTAATGGCTGGGCCCAGATCAGTGGCCATTGATCACCTGGTGGGTGTGGGTGGGTTCGATGGGCCTGACGGGCGTGGTGATGATGTCCCCGGCATTCGACTTGCTGCGCGTGACCAGCATGGGGGTCTTGGGCTTCGGGGTCTCCGTCAGCTTGATCTTAACGCGACCCGTTTCGGGCGAGTAGACGGGCGAGTATCTTCCGGATTTCGGGGACGAGGGCAGGTAGGCTCCATCCGGTTCGTTGTTGTTATTCTGCTCGgcgttctgctgctgctgctgctgtgagTACTTCGAAGCCCTCGGCGACTGGGGGGTGGGGTAGCGCGGCGAGATGGGGTAGTACTCATGGGGGGCGGGCTCCTCCTTGGCAGCTCCATTTGCCGATCCGTTGCCATTGAGCAACGGCTGCTGGTTAGCTGCATCCTTGGTATCTCCGTTCTCGGGATACGGCTTCTTCACAATCTGGGCCTCGTCCAGCTTCGTCTTCTCACCAATCAGGGGGGAGTGCTCCTGCCCGTTGCCATGGCCATTCTTGTGCAGCGGCTTGCCCAGCTGCTTCTTGTCCATGTCCAGCAGCTCCGTCTGCCTCTGGGCCTCCGCATCGCGGGCGGCGGCATTGCTGTCGTACTTGCAACGCTTGATGGCCACAAAGAGCACCAGTCCGACCACAATCAGTCCAATCACCGCCAGCAGATAGTAGATGGCGCTGCTGTCGTCCTTGGACTTGCCCACCTTGGCGGTCAGGATGTCGGCGGACTCCTTGCTGTCGTCCAGCGGCCCATCGGTCACCACATCGGTCTCCAGTTTGGTCAGCACCACCGGCACAatggcctcctcctccacggGCTTCTTCTCCTCCTGGTCGCCGCCCTTGAAGATGCCAAAGCCGTTGGAGAAGACGGTCTCCGGGTTCTCCACGGGCTTCACATCGCTGTCCTCCAGCTTGCCATCCAGTTCGTCCTCCGAGGCgatcttcaccttggagaggTCGGGAACGATGATGGGACCGCCACCGCTGCCAGAGCCCTCTTCGTCCTCATCGTCCTTCACGATCTTCTCCGCGATTTCGGGCGTTTCGACCACAGTCTTGGCATCTTGGGACTCCGCCGCCTctggctcctcctccttggccACCTTAAGCTCCATGTTTCGTTCACTCAAATCTCCTGATCCTTCAACCAAATCACCGGGCAGCGGCTCCTGCGGCGAACGAGCCTTCTTGGAGGTGGCAACGACCTTTCGGTCAATGGGCAGGAAGTCCTTGACCAGTTCATCCTCGTCCTCATGCTCGCCGGAGGCAGCCACAGCCGGCTGGTCGCCCATCATCAGCTCGTTCTCATCGGCCTCGGAGTCGAACCACTGGTACTGCTCCTTCTTGCAGATCTCGTCCTGCTTCAGCTGCAGCCAGGGGCGACCCCGGAACTCCAGGGGATGGGAGCAGATCACGGGGTGCTCCATGTAGACAATGCGCTCCACCAGCCAGTTGCGCACCTCCAGCGTCTGGCAGGAGCAGTTGATGGCGTTGTGGCTGAGCTCCAGCTGGCGCAGCTGGTGCATGTGGGTCAGCTCGAGGGGCAGGGTGGTGATGTTGTTGTGCTGCAGGTTGAGCACCTGCAGATGCTGCGGCAGCTTCCTCAGCTTGTCCGAGGTGAGGCGGTTGTGCTTCAGGCTCAGTCGCTTCAAACCCTTGCCCAGGTGGCCCAGATCCGTGAGCTCGTTGTGCGACAGATCGGCGGAGGTCAGCTCCGGCAGCTTGTCCAGCACATGGCTCAGCCGGGTGAGGTTCAGGTGCGACAGGTCGATCGAGTGCACCGGCACCGTCGACTGGAAGGACTTCTCGGCCAGCCGCAGACCCTGGGTGCTGTTGCACTTGAGGTGGTAAAGTGGCTTGTGCGTGTGCTGCGACAGGCTGCAGATGCAGTCCGCCGGGCAGTCGGTGGGCGGGCGAGCGGCTgcgggagtgggcgtggcagtggcGACCACAAAGAGGAGCAGGGCCAGCCAGGCGGTCAGGTGGACGCGTTCCATGGCTGTGAAGATGGTTTGAGGGTGCTGTGCTGGCAGTGGATCCTTCTTACTTCCTCTCTTGGAGTCTTATCTGCAAGGGAGAAGAGCAGAAGAAAACGTCAGTAGAAATCTTTAATAACTTACAAGCTAAATGAAAgaggtttttaatattaaacaacAATCATTTCTAAGAAATCGATGACGCACATTAAGTGAAGAGATTAAAACTTCGATGAACATTCGTCTTGAATAAGTGTTTCGAACTTCAAAGTTCCTTTTCGTCTTTTATAACtggtttaaaaaagttatttactTATGATGCGTAATCAAAAAACACCTTAAATCGCAAATAATTAATATCCTGAAtaattacatacatttgtTATACTTCTACGAATTTGTATGACTttctgttttaaataaataaaaatggaaaaaattatgacTCACTTTTCCCAAAAAATCACACGACTTGGGTTATTTACCtgcttctaaaaatatttgtttaaaacaaagaaatatgTGTGTAGCcaagtaattaaaatttaagtacTCACAAAAACAGAATGCAAGACCTAGAAATACATTTCTTATGCGGTGATTTAGATGATTTTCGATCTGACTGACTCCACCTTTGAACGGAAACTAACTGAGCTTTCTTTGGCAATTATCTTTGCTTGGCAACCTGTCTTCGTCACTCGTTGCGTCATCGCCATATTCTACCAACTTCCACCATCTTCCTACCCCTAGCTTTTCCTCCTGCCAAAGACCAAACCAAACCCTATCGACAGACGTTATCGGTGTTAGATTCGCTTATCGCCGCCGTTCAAGCCCGAGTATTTGACGCTATCTGTGCGAAGGGTAATTGATATTTCACTCGTTTGTTTTCCGCCAAAGAGCTCCGTGACATCAGCGAAGCACCTGACCCACCAAAAAGGCCGCAGAGGAGTGACTCAAATCCAATGAGAACTGGAGAATCTCCAGCTGATACAGACTATTATTCGGGGGGCGGAGGAGGTGAGGAGGTTGGGGCCTTGGGCAGTTGCACTCGGTTGCTTAATCAGAGCAGATTGTCAGCGGCCCGCTTTTAATCCCCACATCTTCTGTTTATTGCTCGCTTTCCACGAGCCACGCAAACTGATTGACGGCTGTCTCGTGGATGCAATTTAAGTGCAACTGGCGCTCGTTTAGATCGACCTCCTCTGAAGCCCCCCTCACTGATAAGCCCTGAGCCTCTGACCGCAAAAACTGAAACTCTTGTACACCAAACGAAAATTTGAGATATTTGAagtatttatgtacaaatctCTTAGtttttctggtatttaagGCAGAacaataattttgaatttcaatatttagGTTTGGAAATCCCCCATAACacattgataatttttaaagagcaattaaatattttttatatatatctaaAAACTGTCttgaaaaaatcttttaaatatttcactgcCATATAAGCaagtaagtaaaataaaattccattCCACCATCGGTTTTTCCCTCCGTGTGTCACAATGGCGATGCCCAAGCCTAATCAACAGATAGACGAGATCTAGAAAAGATGCCGTGTTGTCTGAGTGGCTCTAAGTTGCAGTCGCAGAGCCAGCTCAATTTGCAATTTGTAACGCGGACTTGAATTATTCAACAGTTGGACCATATTTGCATGCAAGTATTGTAAGCTGAAAATAACTACAATATAAGGGTTGCCCCTCCTGCACGTGTCGCCCGGCGGGGGATTCCCTTGTTTTTAGTACCCTTTTCGCCCTTCGATCCGATGAGGCTGAAAATTGGAAATGGTCACAAACATGcagctgctgctactgctgggCAAATAATTGAGGGATCCCCGCCCCTCGGAGCGGAAAATACCAACTGGAAATGAGGCGTCACACGagcatgcaaaaataaatctgCACGATCTCAAGGGGGAATCCAAGGTCAGTGTCATTATGCGGCCATTCGTCCGCAAAGCGGAGGAGACATATGAAAAGTGGTTTGCAGCTTCCAGCAATTGTGTCACTTCTTTTGGCTAAACGGGCACCACACAGTGTCTTCTTTTGGCTTTGGTGTTGACAAATTGCCACGACTTGAGATGCATAAACGGAACTTTCACCGGGGGAGGAGGTGGGTCTTCGGACATTTATCAAAATCTGTCAATTGCTGAATTCGTAATTTGCAGCTGCCACCTGTTGCGCCAATTGCAATCAATGCGGTTAATTGCATTTTGCTAAAATCTTCTGCACCATCAGCGATCGGCGATTGGCGATCGGAGAGCTCTGATATCATAATTCGATCACGAGGCATAGTTAATTACTTTCGGACGAGTCTAATACCCCTTTATACACATGCACTTTGATGTTTTGCGGCGACAGGAAGCCGAAATTAGAGAGGGGCATATAAGGGGGCCCTAACACATCCACCAAATGCCACTTAATGACGAAAACGAGACCAAGTTAGAATAAACCGTTTGCAAATTGAGAGAAATCAGCGCCAGACAACGGCGAAAATCTTAAACGATGACAAATGTTCAACCTTGACAGAGGCAGGAACAGAAAgagaaaaggaaaaagtaaGAAGAACAATCTCAAGTTTCTGTCTTCGAGTTCAACTGGAAATGCCCTGCCGACTCTTCGCTTCCCCACAACTCGTTCTTCCATTCTTTCGCactcaaacaacaaaaaataaatacaaagagccacaaaaattaaatcacgTCATGCTGCGATCGCtggcaaaataaattgttatatatgcgtatttttagatttgtgcaaatcttttttatacatttcaaTTAGCCTGCGCGCGGCGGCCAGAGCAGCCACAATGATAAAATGAAAAGTGTTTAGCTGGGCTTTTGTTTGGCCATATAATAAATGCACGGGTATATGCAAACAGACTTGGATCTTCTGGGCCACTCGCTTAAAATTCCATTTCTGCTGGCACTGACAcataaggtgtgtttcaaaattatacgacaccaacacacttatttttggaaattttttagcgttgttgttgtctatagaaagcgaaacatttaaatgcagatcgaaagaacaatgtatgatgtgtacgaaaaaaaataccacgcgtccttcatcctctttttaaggatttaccgctaatttttcgaaatatagtctatttttcggctatgtgcgatcgtttcataattatacgacaccatcgattttttccggttccaatgatcaaacttgaccgaaattttttttctggttaaatataaaccaaaaggttccattttgagagtaatccagcccaaaggtcctttcaatcttcaaccaatacataaatattgaatatgtctctctacaccttaaaaaagtagtttttcgaagtcatatcccacaattcgtcttaacttttgtctggtcaatattcttagcacttttgaatcaaataaaaatccttttcaGTTCATTACATGCACGAAACAGACctcaaaaatctttttttaaaggattgcccttttggaaccaaactgttttattccaaaaatatttgattttgggcgATACTTTCTGTCagaatgcaaaaatttgttcttcaaaaccttaataaactttccacatttcacgattggaacattttaaatgcgATCCCCAGTCTGCGCCCCCCGAATGAAATCCCATGGAGAAAACACTCAAATTCGTAtgaaaaaatttcgaaaaaacttcaaagtgGCGCAGACTGGGGATcgcatttaaaatgttccaatcgtgaaatgtggaaagtttattaaggttttgaagaacaaatttttgcattctGACAGAAAGTATcgcccaaaatcaaatatttttggaataaaacagtttggttccaaaagggcaatcctttaaaaaaagatttttgagGTCTGTTTCGTGCATGTAATGAACtgaaaaggatttttatttgattcaaaagtgctaagaatattgaccagacaaaagttaagacgaattgtgggatatgacttcgaaaaactacttttttaaggtgtagagagacatattcaatatttatgtattggttgaagattgaaaggacctttgggctggattactctcaaaatggaaccttttggtttatatttaaccagaaaaaaaatttcggtcaagtttgatcattggaaccggaaaaaatcgatggtgtcgtataattatgaaacgatcgcacatagccgaaaaatagactatatttcgaaaaattagcggtaaatccttaaaaagaggatgaaggacgcgtggtattttttttcgtacacatcatacattgttctttcgatctgcatttaaatgtttcgctttctatagacaacaacaacgctaaaaaatttccaaaaataagtgtgttggtgtcgtataattttga from Drosophila takahashii strain IR98-3 E-12201 chromosome 2R, DtakHiC1v2, whole genome shotgun sequence encodes:
- the wdp gene encoding protein windpipe — its product is MERVHLTAWLALLLFVVATATPTPAAARPPTDCPADCICSLSQHTHKPLYHLKCNSTQGLRLAEKSFQSTVPVHSIDLSHLNLTRLSHVLDKLPELTSADLSHNELTDLGHLGKGLKRLSLKHNRLTSDKLRKLPQHLQVLNLQHNNITTLPLELTHMHQLRQLELSHNAINCSCQTLEVRNWLVERIVYMEHPVICSHPLEFRGRPWLQLKQDEICKKEQYQWFDSEADENELMMGDQPAVAASGEHEDEDELVKDFLPIDRKVVATSKKARSPQEPLPGDLVEGSGDLSERNMELKVAKEEEPEAAESQDAKTVVETPEIAEKIVKDDEDEEGSGSGGGPIIVPDLSKVKIASEDELDGKLEDSDVKPVENPETVFSNGFGIFKGGDQEEKKPVEEEAIVPVVLTKLETDVVTDGPLDDSKESADILTAKVGKSKDDSSAIYYLLAVIGLIVVGLVLFVAIKRCKYDSNAAARDAEAQRQTELLDMDKKQLGKPLHKNGHGNGQEHSPLIGEKTKLDEAQIVKKPYPENGDTKDAANQQPLLNGNGSANGAAKEEPAPHEYYPISPRYPTPQSPRASKYSQQQQQQNAEQNNNNEPDGAYLPSSPKSGRYSPVYSPETGRVKIKLTETPKPKTPMLVTRSKSNAGDIITTPVRPIEPTHTHQVINGH